In one Desulfoferula mesophila genomic region, the following are encoded:
- the kaiC gene encoding circadian clock protein KaiC: MPKKKSVAKPTIKERPPKKLPTGIQGLDVVLTGGLPLGRTTALVGGPGTGKSSLCMNIVGNCAARGEPCLFLSFEMSQKATIRDAASLGFNFDELEKKGTLVYVDGRPVIGHKTSGEFDLGSLLAIVGGLSKKMKCRLVVLDSVEVLLQHFNTTEQKTGALIQLYVWLDSHNFTSLMTARGAGQSQSQTGLGQIEFMTDCLIFLDQRVEHELTTRRLRVIKYRGSDAGRNEYPFIVTHGGIKLIALSNTDLGRGPLTETVSSGHPVLDTILGGGYRVGSAILLAGETGTGKTTLASIFANSACKNGQKVLYVGFEEAVASIVAEMRGTGLNLEPVIKKGGLKFHTAMPESMDAESHLINIVEQVKAFRPDHVVVDAISAFFRLGGPTISFNLAARLIAFLKSQGITTVLLNQIEGLAKAQEISGMGISTLLDTLVFMRYSESAGEMNRVLLVLKSRGMAHSNQYREYHITGQGIKFADIYTGTGGVKTGAARQEQEIRDDTELHLRRSRIEKLTREVNLKRVAIQHQDNLEKSALALAEAELEEARQELAIWRNAREQRGNMRGEEQERELHAPPAAQGARRS, encoded by the coding sequence ATGCCTAAGAAAAAGTCCGTTGCAAAGCCGACAATCAAAGAACGCCCCCCAAAAAAACTGCCCACCGGCATCCAAGGTTTGGATGTTGTCTTGACGGGCGGGCTTCCTCTGGGGCGCACAACCGCCCTGGTGGGGGGCCCTGGCACCGGCAAAAGCTCCTTGTGCATGAACATCGTCGGTAATTGCGCCGCTCGCGGAGAGCCTTGCCTTTTCCTCTCCTTTGAAATGAGTCAAAAAGCCACCATACGCGACGCGGCCTCCCTTGGTTTCAACTTTGATGAGTTGGAGAAAAAGGGCACCTTGGTTTACGTCGACGGGCGGCCCGTTATCGGGCACAAGACCAGCGGAGAGTTTGATCTGGGCAGCTTGCTGGCCATAGTCGGCGGCCTGAGCAAAAAGATGAAATGCCGGCTGGTTGTCCTCGATTCGGTCGAGGTGCTGCTCCAACATTTCAATACCACAGAGCAAAAAACCGGTGCCCTGATACAGCTGTATGTGTGGCTGGATAGCCACAACTTCACATCGCTTATGACCGCGCGGGGCGCGGGGCAGTCGCAGAGTCAAACCGGGCTCGGCCAAATCGAGTTCATGACCGATTGTTTGATTTTCCTCGATCAGCGGGTTGAACATGAGCTGACCACTCGCCGCCTGCGGGTTATCAAGTACCGAGGCTCCGACGCGGGGCGCAACGAATACCCCTTCATCGTCACTCATGGTGGCATAAAGCTCATTGCCTTGAGCAACACCGATCTGGGCCGGGGGCCTCTCACCGAAACGGTCTCCAGCGGCCATCCAGTGCTGGATACGATATTGGGAGGGGGCTACCGCGTCGGCTCGGCGATTCTTCTGGCGGGCGAGACCGGCACCGGCAAGACCACCTTAGCCAGCATATTTGCCAACTCGGCCTGTAAGAATGGCCAAAAGGTATTGTATGTGGGCTTCGAGGAAGCCGTTGCCAGCATCGTGGCCGAAATGCGCGGCACCGGCTTGAATTTGGAACCTGTCATAAAAAAGGGCGGCCTGAAGTTTCACACGGCGATGCCCGAATCTATGGACGCTGAATCACATCTCATCAATATCGTGGAGCAGGTGAAGGCATTCCGGCCAGATCACGTAGTGGTGGACGCCATCAGCGCTTTCTTCCGCCTGGGCGGCCCCACAATCAGTTTCAACTTGGCGGCCCGCCTGATCGCCTTTTTAAAAAGCCAGGGGATCACCACCGTTCTGCTCAATCAGATCGAGGGGTTGGCCAAGGCCCAGGAGATTTCGGGCATGGGCATCTCAACCCTGCTGGACACCCTGGTTTTCATGCGTTATTCCGAATCCGCCGGCGAGATGAACCGGGTGTTGCTGGTGCTCAAGTCGCGGGGCATGGCCCACTCCAACCAATACCGCGAATATCACATAACCGGCCAGGGCATTAAATTCGCCGACATCTACACGGGTACCGGCGGGGTCAAGACCGGCGCCGCCCGGCAAGAACAAGAGATACGCGATGATACCGAGCTCCACTTGCGCCGATCCCGGATTGAGAAGCTGACAAGAGAGGTGAACCTGAAGCGGGTCGCCATCCAACACCAGGACAATCTGGAAAAGAGCGCACTGGCCCTGGCCGAAGCGGAACTGGAGGAAGCCCGTCAAGAGCTTGCTATCTGGCGTAACGCCCGCGAGCAGAGGGGAAACATGAGGGGTGAGGAGCAGGAGCGCGAACTTCATGCTCCGCCGGCCGCTCAAGGGGCAAGGAGGTCATAA